CGAGCAGCTCGACAAGCAGGTGTGGTTCGACAAGCCGCTCAAGGACGGCGTGGCCGCGGGCACCATTCCGACCGCGCGAGTGGACGACGCCACCCGCCGCGTGTTGACGGCGATGTTCGCCGCCGGACTGTTCGACCGTGAAAACGCCAAGGGCGCGATCGACTATGCCGCCCACGCGGCCATCGCCCAGCACGAAGCCGAAGAGGCCATCGTCCTCCTGCAGAACCGCAACGGCGTGCTGCCGCTCGCCGCCGGGGCAAAGCACATCGCCATCATCGGTGGCCACGCCGACGGAGGCGTTCCCTCGGGCACCGGTTCGTCGCAAGTCTCGAGCCCTTGGCGGGCACCGGGCGCGCCCCTGCGCAGCGTTCCGCTTGGCGGCGAAGGCATGATGGGGATGTTCGCCAACGTCGTGTTCCACCCCTCCGCGCCGCTCGGCGCTTTGCGTGAGCGGTTCAAAGATGCGCGGGTCAGCTTCGACAGCGGCGCCTATCCCGCCGCAGCCGCTGCCGCTGCGCGCGACGCGGATGTAGCCATCGTGTTCGTCTACCAGCCCTCCGGCGAAGGCGAGGACGTGCCGAGCATGGACCTGCCCTATGGCCAGGACGCTCTGATCGAAGCGGTCGCCGCGGCCAATCCCAACACGGTGGTCGTGCTGCAGACCGGCAACCCGGTGAACCTGCGGTGGAAGGACAAGGTCGGCGCCATCGTGCAGGCTTGGTATTCGGGTCAACGCGGTGGCGAGGCAATCGCTCGGGTGCTGACTGGCGAGGTCAATCCCTCGGGCCGCCTGCCGCTGACCTGGGCGAAGGACGAAAGCCAGCTGCCCCGCCCGGTGATCCCCGGCACCGGCGCCGGACCGAACGACCGCGTGACAGTCGACTACACCATCGAGGGCGCCGACATCGGCTATCGCTGGTTCGCCCGCCGCTCGCTCACCCCGCAGTACTGGTTCGGCCACGGCCTGAGCTACACCAGCTTCGGCCACGACCAGCTCGAGGTGAAGGGCGGCAAGACGATTACCGCCAGCGTCACTGTGACCAATACCGGGAGCAAGCCGGGCAAGGACGTGGTCCAGCTCTATCTTACCGGCAAGCCCGGCGGGGCGGAGCGACGGTTGCTGGCGTTCGAGAAAATCGATCTCGCCCCGGGCGAGAGCAAGCGGGTCACGCTGACCGCCGACCCCCGCCTGTTGGCCAGCTACGATACGCGCAAGTCCGGTTGGGTGATCCCCTCGGGCAACTACGACGTCGCGATCGGCACCGATGCCGGCACGATGGCGCTGACCGGCAGCGCGAAGGTCTCCGGGCAGACGCTGAAGCCTTGAGAGTGCGAGAGGCGATCGGCCGCTAACCGATCGCCTCACATCGGTTCCTGAGAACACTTACGCTAACCGTTTTGGCACATTATCCTTGACATCGCAACGCTATTTTGGCACAAAAAGCGAACCTCGCGATGGTGTGATTCGAAGTCACCGCCGCGCGTAGCCCCCTCCTCAAGGACCAAACCATGACCCAGCCGAAAGCCCTTTCCGGCGCGCGTCGCCGTGCGCCCGCTCCCCGCCGCCGCTCAGTTGAAATTGAACGGAATCCGCAAGCTCGTCCGCAGGTCGGAGGCGTCGTCGGTCACTCCCATTTCAACCGTCCAATTGATCATCGTGCGCTCGTTGAGCCGATAGCTCACGCCAAACAGGAAGCGCCCGATCTGGAGGTCGCGAGTTTTGGTCACGATAGGATCACCCACTGTCGGGATCCCGTTGCGAACGGTGATCGGCCGCACAATGCTTTCGGTCGAGAAGACCCAGTTGTGGGCATAAGCGAAGCTGATCGAAGTGCGCTCGTTGAGTGCCAGGCCGATGCCGGCAGTCGCGTTGGGCCCGGAGCCGGGAGTGACGTGATCGATCTGCGCGTCGCTGATGCGCGTGTTCACGTCCTTGCCCCGGTTGTAGTTCCAGCCGAGCACGCCGAACAGCGTGGCCGGATCGGTGGGCGTCAAGACGGTGACACTGGGCTGGACGCTCCAGAAGCCGAAGCCCGTCGCGGACTCGGTCGCGTTGCCAAGCGCGTCGCGCGGGACCTCGAACGGGCTCGTCCCGGTCGGGACCACCACGTTGACATTGGCGGTCAGGAACGGCCAGCCGCCGGTGCCATTGGTCAACTGGTAGCGCGCCATCAGTTCGACGTCGCCAAGCCCCTTGCCCTTCGCGGACGTGTTGATCGTGCCCGCTCCCGACTGCGGTGGGTTCTGGACGAGCGGGATCAGGACCGCGGCATCCTCGCGGTAGATCCAGGGAACCTTGGCGCCGATCTCGAAACTGCTCGTCACCCCGAACCGGCCAACGATGGCGGCGCTGAGCACGTCCTGGCGGCTTTCGTTGATGTCGAACACGCCCACCAGGACCGACTGCGGGATCTCGATACCGCGGAAGACGAAGCGGTTGCGGTCGACGCGGGCATATTCGAACGTCGGTTCGATCGTGATCCGGCCCGCGCGGGTGAGCACGCTGCCTTGGTCGGCCAGCACAGCAACTTCCTGGATCGGGCGTTCGGCCGGAGCCTCACCAACGCTCGAAACGCTTTCGTCGGCTTGTTGGGCGGCAGAGGTCGGTGCAGCTGGTGGCGCTTGCGCCGCGGATGCGGCCTGGGCCAGACGCGCGCTCTGCACACCCGGCGCTGCCTCCGCAGACCGAACAGTCTGCACACCGGCACCGCGCATCTTGTCGAGCAGCGCTTCTTCGAGCAGCAGGAGGCGCTGCTCCTGCGCATCGAGAACTTCGCGCTGTTCCTGAAGCGCGCGGCGCTCCGTTGCGATCTGCTCTTGGAGCCGGGCCAACTCGGATGCCTCGGGAGAGGCTTCGGATGCCGGCGTGTTAGCCTGCGCTAGCGCCGGCATGGGTATTATGGCGATCAGCAGCGACGTGCCGGTTAGCAACCCTCTCATCGACATCTCCCCGGCGACCGGGTCGGGATCAACGAACGCTACGACCCACTATATCGGCCGCAACCGATTCCCAACGGAGCATCGCGTTACCGACCGGTACCGCCGAATTCCTCAGATCGATATTGAGTGTAACTACAGTATCTATCGATCTGTCATTTGCTGTGTTGGCAATGAGAGTGCCGGTGAAGTTACCGATAATATGACGTAATTCAAGGGAATTGCCGCTTAGTACCACTATTGATCCAGTTTCGTCCTTTGCCAGTTGGACGGATCCCGCCGCGGTCTGAACTGCTGGACCGTTGGGGGTGAGCTCAATCTGTTGCTGTCCGCTGCCGGCCTCCGCCGGCGGAGCCGGGCCGTCCACGACACGAACCACTCCGACGCCAGGAACGGTGGTGACCGTGCCCTCGTCTGCAGCGGCCGACGTCGCGCCACCCGTTCCAGTGAACACCAACGGAAGCCCGGTGTCGGCGGTATTGAGCACGGTGCGCAGCGCCAGGGCCCCGTTCACCAGGGTCTGAATGTCGATACCCACCGCCACATCCATTCCGTTCGGCAATACGAAACCGCCGCGCATCCCATCGAGCTCTTCATCGGTTACGCGTGCCTGGGCCGGGAACGGCGATGTTTCGGCGTGCAAGGCCGGCGACCACCCAGGGGCGGCCGAGCCGAGGAGCAGGCCTCCGCAGATGCACCATCGCTTGAAGCGCCTCGTAAACACGGCTGCCTCCTACATCTCGACCGGATAGGGCGGCGCGCGGGTCAGCCATAGCGCCTGCAGGCTGGCTGGCTCCATCAGTATGGTAGCCCGGCTACGCGCCACGAGGTTCCACTCCTCTTCGCGCCCGAAGCTGCTCTTGCCGCGCTCGGGCGCGTCGGAGAGCGCGAACAGGATGCCGTTCCACATGGGGGCAAACTGTTCTTCATCAATCAGACGGATGCCGAGCGAAGGGTCGCCAATCAGGACCTGGCCGTTCTCCACGCCCTTGATGACGACGAAATGCTTGTACCCTTTCATATCGATCAGCGCGATGCCGGGGATGCCGGTTCGCTCGATATCGGCCAGGGTCACGACATAGCCGTCAGCCTTGATGCCCCTCGCGTTCAAGTAGCGCTTCATGTCGAGCAGCGAGAAGCCCAGCCGCCTGATCTGCGCGCGGTCTCCCTCCTTCCACATGCCGACGAAGATCGTCTGTTCGTTCTGAAGATCGCCGTAATGGTAGCGCAACAGGGTCGCGAGCGCGGCTGACCCACAGCTGAAATCGTATTGCTGCCGCACGACGGTAAGATACCGGCGCTCGACCATGCTCTTGGTCGGCAAGGCATAGTCGCCGCTGGCCAAACTCAGAGTGCTGCCTGTCGGCCGCACTGGATTATCGGCACAAGCTGTCAGCATCAGACTAACCGCCAGTACGCAGGCGGTCCTATGGTTGGATGGCGACATTTACGTTCATCGCCGAGTTGATTGAGACGTTGTTGCCAGTGTTGGCATTGACCATCGCCAGACCGTTGAAGCCACCGAAGGAAGCGCCGTCGATCGAGATGGTTCCTGTCGTCGGGTCACCGTTGATGATGTTCCCCGAAACGGTGCTGGTGTTCCTGACGTTGATGTTCTGCTCCAGGACGTTGAGGTCAGCCATCCCGTTGACTTGAGCAAGCCGAGTGTCGTCGGCGACAGCGGCGGTTGCGAATGGTTTGGCCAGCACGGCAGCGAGTTCGCTGGTGATCTCAGCGTTGGAGATCGCTTCTGCCGGAGCGGCTTTCGGTTCGTCCAGAACGCTCTGGGTGTTGGCGGCCGGATCCGGTTCGTCGGAAGCGAGTGCGGGTCCAGCATGAAGAAGGCCGGAAATCACAATCCCGGCCGCGAGCAAATGGGAGCGGGTCACGGGCGTGTCCCTCCTTCGCATATGAGGCGAAAAAGGACCGGCCGCCACGAAGGCGGCCGGTCTTTCCAATGCTTATTGTCCAACAGTGAACGTGCCGATGTTCGCACCCACGTTGATGCTGGCGTTCTGCGAAGCGAACACACCCGTGTTGACGTTCATCGCGTTCAGGCCGGCGAAGTTCGAGAACGCGCCGTTGTCGAATGCGACGTCCCAGGACATGACCGGCGAGCCGGCGTCGCCGCCGTCGCCACCGGTACCGCCAGTGCCGCCTGCTCCACCGGTACCGCCGTTATCGGCCGCGCCGCCTGAGCCGTCGCCGCCAATGCCGGCGTTACCGCCGCTTGCGGGTTGCCAGAAATAGACCTCGCCGCCCGTCACCGAGCCGGCCAGCGTCGAAGCCGTGGTCAGCGTGGTGTAGGTGGTGGTGGCGGTCCCGCCATTGTTGGCCGCACCGACGCCACTGGCGTCGCTGTTGTTACTGTTGTCACTCGCATCAACAGCCACGGCAAAGTTCGACGTGCCACCGTTATTGGCGGAGCCGATGCCGCTTGAATCGCTGTTGTTGCTCTCGTCATGAGCATCAAGGGCGAAGTTCGAAGTGCCGCCGTTGTTCGCGGAAGCAAGCCCACTC
Above is a genomic segment from Altererythrobacter sp. Root672 containing:
- a CDS encoding beta-glucosidase encodes the protein MKSLKLAVALLGGITTLTAAPIVAQERAATARPWMDATLSPEKRTELLLALMTLDEKVALLHGPMGMSFGPGPLPPGAIGSAGYIAGNARLGIPALQESDASLGVTNPMLVRGAEDMSTALPSSLALAATFNPAIAYEGGRMVGSEARAKQINVQLAGGVNLLRDPRNGRNFEYVGEDPLLAGILAGESVRGIQSNGVISTVKHFALNGQEHNRMTADSVIGEAAARESDLLAFQIAIERGQPGSVMCSYNLVNGTYGCQHDWLLNQVLKRDWGYKGFVMSDWGAVHEVGAFTAGLDQQSGEQLDKQVWFDKPLKDGVAAGTIPTARVDDATRRVLTAMFAAGLFDRENAKGAIDYAAHAAIAQHEAEEAIVLLQNRNGVLPLAAGAKHIAIIGGHADGGVPSGTGSSQVSSPWRAPGAPLRSVPLGGEGMMGMFANVVFHPSAPLGALRERFKDARVSFDSGAYPAAAAAAARDADVAIVFVYQPSGEGEDVPSMDLPYGQDALIEAVAAANPNTVVVLQTGNPVNLRWKDKVGAIVQAWYSGQRGGEAIARVLTGEVNPSGRLPLTWAKDESQLPRPVIPGTGAGPNDRVTVDYTIEGADIGYRWFARRSLTPQYWFGHGLSYTSFGHDQLEVKGGKTITASVTVTNTGSKPGKDVVQLYLTGKPGGAERRLLAFEKIDLAPGESKRVTLTADPRLLASYDTRKSGWVIPSGNYDVAIGTDAGTMALTGSAKVSGQTLKP
- a CDS encoding C39 family peptidase, giving the protein MLTACADNPVRPTGSTLSLASGDYALPTKSMVERRYLTVVRQQYDFSCGSAALATLLRYHYGDLQNEQTIFVGMWKEGDRAQIRRLGFSLLDMKRYLNARGIKADGYVVTLADIERTGIPGIALIDMKGYKHFVVIKGVENGQVLIGDPSLGIRLIDEEQFAPMWNGILFALSDAPERGKSSFGREEEWNLVARSRATILMEPASLQALWLTRAPPYPVEM